From the genome of Suricata suricatta isolate VVHF042 chromosome 3, meerkat_22Aug2017_6uvM2_HiC, whole genome shotgun sequence, one region includes:
- the LOC115288534 gene encoding SLAM family member 9-like isoform X3: protein MGARPEAPRRCWAPWLLGFTSLLLSAFNTVVRSPGARGSDVEDSGSRVSLTGTQGGSAVFHVATKPILTPEVILEKISWGIESGSQHIAMLHVFPGVRGPEWVNFQDKYKERVHVLNTTTLRMDKLTLEDSGRYWARVSLTGGTVYDQYFHLRVYEPVSHPQMLAEILSLTEDWCNITLECHPTESTEDMNVSWESKGLPRELEQTGAPDPAPTPWTLALHLPLSRPSPSVTCVVSNPVDQKTATRDLGEVCGHVSEGETDPRRQACDVYMWDILRIGVVILSVNLAIAVLLILTRRFMRKYRGRRNHI from the exons ATGGGAGCCCGCCCAGAGGCCCCCCGCCGGTGCTGGGCCCCCTGGCTCCTGGGATTCACCAGCCTCCTCCTCA GCGCCTTCAACACTGtggtcaggagccctggggcccgTGGGTCTGACGTGGAGGATTCTGGAAGCCGAGTTTCCCTGACGGGGACTCAAGGAGGTTCTGCGGTGTTTCATGTGGCCACTAAACCAATATTAACCCCAGAAGTCATCCTGGAGAAGATTTCCTGGGGCATTGAGTCCGGGTCACAACAC ATAGCCATGCTGCACGTCTTTCCCGGGGTACGTGGCCCAGAATGGGTGAACTTCCAGGACAAATACAAGGAGAGAGTCCACGTGCTCAACACGACGACCCTGAGGATGGACAAGCTGACCCTGGAGGACAGTGGGCGGTACTGGGCTCGAGTGTCCTTAACGGGAGGAACAGTATATGACCAGTATTTCCACCTCAGGGTGTACG AGCCCGTTTCGCATCCCCAGATGCTGGCCGAGATTCTGTCCCTCACAGAAGACTGGTGCAACATCACCCTGGAGTGCCACCCCACGGAAAGCACAGAGGACATGAACGTGTCCTGGGAGAGCAAGGGCCTCCCCAGGGAGCTGGAGCAGACGGGGGCCCCGGacccggcccccaccccctggaccctggctctgcacctgcccctgAGCCGGCCCAGCCCCAGCGTCACCTGTGTGGTCAGCAACCCGGTGGACCAGAAAACTGCCACCCGGGACCTCGGGGAGGTCTGTGGCCACG TTTCTGAGGGGGAAACAGATCCACGCAGACAGGCCTGTGATGTTTATATGTGGGACATCCTGAGGATTGGTGTGGTCATCCTGTCAGTCAATCTGGCTATTGCAGTCCTCCTAATTCTGACGCGGCGATTTATGAGGAAATACAG GGGTCGGAGGAACCACATCTAG
- the LOC115288534 gene encoding SLAM family member 5-like isoform X2 — MGARPEAPRRCWAPWLLGFTSLLLSAFNTVVRSPGARGSDVEDSGSRVSLTGTQGGSAVFHVATKPILTPEVILEKISWGIESGSQHIAMLHVFPGVRGPEWVNFQDKYKERVHVLNTTTLRMDKLTLEDSGRYWARVSLTGGTVYDQYFHLRVYEPVSHPQMLAEILSLTEDWCNITLECHPTESTEDMNVSWESKGLPRELEQTGAPDPAPTPWTLALHLPLSRPSPSVTCVVSNPVDQKTATRDLGEVCGHDPRRQACDVYMWDILRIGVVILSVNLAIAVLLILTRRFMRKYSCGRTLCPHCRGRRNHI, encoded by the exons ATGGGAGCCCGCCCAGAGGCCCCCCGCCGGTGCTGGGCCCCCTGGCTCCTGGGATTCACCAGCCTCCTCCTCA GCGCCTTCAACACTGtggtcaggagccctggggcccgTGGGTCTGACGTGGAGGATTCTGGAAGCCGAGTTTCCCTGACGGGGACTCAAGGAGGTTCTGCGGTGTTTCATGTGGCCACTAAACCAATATTAACCCCAGAAGTCATCCTGGAGAAGATTTCCTGGGGCATTGAGTCCGGGTCACAACAC ATAGCCATGCTGCACGTCTTTCCCGGGGTACGTGGCCCAGAATGGGTGAACTTCCAGGACAAATACAAGGAGAGAGTCCACGTGCTCAACACGACGACCCTGAGGATGGACAAGCTGACCCTGGAGGACAGTGGGCGGTACTGGGCTCGAGTGTCCTTAACGGGAGGAACAGTATATGACCAGTATTTCCACCTCAGGGTGTACG AGCCCGTTTCGCATCCCCAGATGCTGGCCGAGATTCTGTCCCTCACAGAAGACTGGTGCAACATCACCCTGGAGTGCCACCCCACGGAAAGCACAGAGGACATGAACGTGTCCTGGGAGAGCAAGGGCCTCCCCAGGGAGCTGGAGCAGACGGGGGCCCCGGacccggcccccaccccctggaccctggctctgcacctgcccctgAGCCGGCCCAGCCCCAGCGTCACCTGTGTGGTCAGCAACCCGGTGGACCAGAAAACTGCCACCCGGGACCTCGGGGAGGTCTGTGGCCACG ATCCACGCAGACAGGCCTGTGATGTTTATATGTGGGACATCCTGAGGATTGGTGTGGTCATCCTGTCAGTCAATCTGGCTATTGCAGTCCTCCTAATTCTGACGCGGCGATTTATGAGGAAATACAG ctgTGGCAGGACCCTCTGTCCACATTGCAGGGGTCGGAGGAACCACATCTAG
- the LOC115288534 gene encoding SLAM family member 9-like isoform X1: MGARPEAPRRCWAPWLLGFTSLLLSAFNTVVRSPGARGSDVEDSGSRVSLTGTQGGSAVFHVATKPILTPEVILEKISWGIESGSQHIAMLHVFPGVRGPEWVNFQDKYKERVHVLNTTTLRMDKLTLEDSGRYWARVSLTGGTVYDQYFHLRVYEPVSHPQMLAEILSLTEDWCNITLECHPTESTEDMNVSWESKGLPRELEQTGAPDPAPTPWTLALHLPLSRPSPSVTCVVSNPVDQKTATRDLGEVCGHVSEGETDPRRQACDVYMWDILRIGVVILSVNLAIAVLLILTRRFMRKYSCGRTLCPHCRGRRNHI, encoded by the exons ATGGGAGCCCGCCCAGAGGCCCCCCGCCGGTGCTGGGCCCCCTGGCTCCTGGGATTCACCAGCCTCCTCCTCA GCGCCTTCAACACTGtggtcaggagccctggggcccgTGGGTCTGACGTGGAGGATTCTGGAAGCCGAGTTTCCCTGACGGGGACTCAAGGAGGTTCTGCGGTGTTTCATGTGGCCACTAAACCAATATTAACCCCAGAAGTCATCCTGGAGAAGATTTCCTGGGGCATTGAGTCCGGGTCACAACAC ATAGCCATGCTGCACGTCTTTCCCGGGGTACGTGGCCCAGAATGGGTGAACTTCCAGGACAAATACAAGGAGAGAGTCCACGTGCTCAACACGACGACCCTGAGGATGGACAAGCTGACCCTGGAGGACAGTGGGCGGTACTGGGCTCGAGTGTCCTTAACGGGAGGAACAGTATATGACCAGTATTTCCACCTCAGGGTGTACG AGCCCGTTTCGCATCCCCAGATGCTGGCCGAGATTCTGTCCCTCACAGAAGACTGGTGCAACATCACCCTGGAGTGCCACCCCACGGAAAGCACAGAGGACATGAACGTGTCCTGGGAGAGCAAGGGCCTCCCCAGGGAGCTGGAGCAGACGGGGGCCCCGGacccggcccccaccccctggaccctggctctgcacctgcccctgAGCCGGCCCAGCCCCAGCGTCACCTGTGTGGTCAGCAACCCGGTGGACCAGAAAACTGCCACCCGGGACCTCGGGGAGGTCTGTGGCCACG TTTCTGAGGGGGAAACAGATCCACGCAGACAGGCCTGTGATGTTTATATGTGGGACATCCTGAGGATTGGTGTGGTCATCCTGTCAGTCAATCTGGCTATTGCAGTCCTCCTAATTCTGACGCGGCGATTTATGAGGAAATACAG ctgTGGCAGGACCCTCTGTCCACATTGCAGGGGTCGGAGGAACCACATCTAG